The genomic stretch TTTACCCCAGTTAATCACTGGTATCAGATAAAGCAGCCCTGGCAACCTAACACAGGCCAACTCACCCTTTCCCTGTGAGAACTGGTGGCACTCTAGGTCACTCCACAGTGTACACCACACTCAGTAAGAAAGACAGGAGGATTTGGCAGGCCTTAGGTGGACTGGGAGGGCAAACTTTGGTTCTGAAGAGGGCTAGAGCCCTCTCCTACAAATTAAGGAGCCAAGGGAAGGCATAGCTGATCAGCTTTAGGGCTTACATGGAAAGCACTTCTACTCATGGGGAGAGATTCTCAGGGCACCCTTCACTTGCCTGTGCTCATTTTCCCCCTCAGATTCCTATCTCCGCCTCCATATTCACACACAGTTGCAGGCACTCCAGCAAGCTCCTCATGAACGCTGAATTTCCTGAAGTGGCAAAGAAAGTTAGTGCATGTGGACttgtttcccttccctcttcatcCTACCCACTACTCCACActaacatctcttcttcctcttcttcatctctttttacaTCATTGATTCCTTCTGTGCATTCCCGGAAAAGAAGGTCGATGTAAACAGACTCCTCCTCCTCAACGAGTGTAGACAGCTGCAGGGTAGAGAACACACTTGCTTTTCCAGAGCCATATGTGGAGGAACACGGCAGTGAAGGGAGAGTCCATCCCAGAACAAACTTCCCAGGGGCCAACCCCACATGATGTGGGCCAATGCTTCAGACTTCAGCACAACTTCTCGCCTGGGCCATTCAGGGACACACCAGTTGATTTATGGTGCATAGTAGGGTTGGAAATCCATGCAATGTTAAAATACAGTAGGTGAAGAAGGtggagaaacatcttaaaaacatTGTCAATTGTATAACCTCACCTTCCTGGAGGCTACCAGGGCCTTTGAGATGACAATTGtaaaaggagggggaaagagaagagctACGAAGAAATGcttacaaagaagaaacaggaagattttaaaattaggcaagaagaagaaataaattacatgcatATTGCCATTCTCTACGTCTGACTCTTCTGAGTCCGAGAAAAACGCCTCTGAGTGAATCATTGCGGTGACTGTGATAGGGTGACCTTgccaaaggaaaggagaaagttagggtTCAGGGGAGAATTAGAGCCCCTATTGTCTTTGTCATACCGTGACCTGAGCTTGGCACCCAATTCTGTCTGTATCACCCCAACTTTCTTTGGGCCTCGATAACGTCTCCTGTGCCCTGTGTGGTTGGCCTAATGTCAACAGGGTCCGTTTACCAGACCTCATATACTATAATTCTGGGGAGGAATGCCCATTTCCTCCTTGTCCTCAAAGAAGGCAGGCATATTCTCTATGTCTTGCTAAGCATGATGTTGATTTCCTTTCCATCATCTTGCCTCAGAAACTCcctgcctctcctctctcccaatactgcttatttcctttattcctgtCTTCCATTCACATTGTTTTTCCTTATGAGAACACAGGGGAATGATCAAGTGTACCATGCCACCCTCTCCAATCAATGGATTGGCCAATTACCAATTCCAGATGCAACACTCAGGATCTGGAGTTGAATCAGATCTTGTGGAAGAGAGCTACCACCAACCCCCAAAAGCAAGTGATTTTTGAAGTGTCTGGTATGGCTTTAGGTGTGATGCAAACATTCTGTCCTCTCAACATCTCCATAGGTTCCAAAAAAAGCGATTTAGAGAGGATTAACAGGAAATTAGACATAAAGTAACTTGTCCACGTTCCCTTATCTTGCAGGTGTGTTAATAGCCTTGTGTAGAATGTGTGGCCATTTAAATGAATTGAGCCTTCTAGGTTTCATCAAGCCTTCTTAGGCCTGAGTACCTTGGGTGCTTTGAGAAGCCTGCAGAAAGGcacagggagagaaatgaatattgCTTGAGAAACAGGGCACTGCTGACCATAGCACTGAACtcaaagagcaggaggaaaccTGTGGCCCTGCTGCCAAGAGGCTCTGATTTGGGCATACTCAATTCCAGAGCACCAGCCCCATAGGACtgtgagagccagtgtgtgaaaCAAGTCAGCGGCCCATTCACACAAGTCCTCAGAAAGCCTGCTGGGCTTTGGAAGCTCTTCTGGGGCAACTGGATTCAAACCATTCTCAGTCGTAATTAAATTTAGGTTTCCAAACTACACTGGCATTTTGGATTTGGGTAGGAAGTGCAAAATAGTAGTGAGTTCAAGAATGTGCTTTAGCCACACCTCTCAAGGACACAGGTACATGCTAAGCCCAGAGAAAATGTTCTTCATGGCTTCCAACCCATGGTTAACCTTTAAAGCAGGATCCGCAGTAAGGATGGAACATGAAGAAAGTTAAAACTAGATCTAAAAGTGCACGGGATGAGGCCCTACTTCTCAGGTGCCATCTGGCACTAGCTAAAAATACTTTGTCCCAGGTCCAGGTGAGAACCTGAGAGATTGTGTCCCAACAGACCCGCTCCATTGAAGTTCAACACTTAAATCCAAACCACGATTTCTTGTATCGGTTACTATGGGATGCTAAGCAAAGGAAACCAAAGTTTTGTTGTCAGACTGTTGAGAAGACATGAAAAAACTAACCCATgggaagttaattttttaaaaaatacatggaaagttCATttaacacacaacacacacaaagcTCACGGTCATTATATCTCCTACTTTTATGTTATTGAAAACGAAAAGATGAAAGCAGGCCCTCATAAATATTTCCTATACTTTCTAATATCATGCCCCCTTCCATAGACTCCAAGGCACCAGGTATAACTACTGATCTTGGTATCTTCTCCATTGGATCCTTCCTCGAGAATTGTAACCTACCTGGATTGTCGTCTTCGTCATCGCTGCTAGTGGAGTCATACTTGCAGTCCGcaagccagtcttcaggaaaacaAAGATCCGCAGGAACGTTATTAAGGATTGGGCCACTTgcatccctcccttcttccttgagATCTCTTGCTGGCTACCGTAGGAAAACCCAGCTCTCTGCCCTGGGTTCTAAGACCTTCCTGGGCCCCTCTGGAGCCTGAGGCCTTAGCAAGAAAGTGCAAAGTGCTTGCaagtgagggagaggaggggaaggtatCAGCTCTCAACTTCTCACTCCCTTATTTAGCTGGAAAATAGAGCACTGACCTCCAATCTTGTCACCCTGAAATTATGACTCTTTGGACATGCTCTGTCTTAGATGAGTTCAAAGCACAGACCTAGTGCTAGACTCTGGGTTGCTGCCTTGGGGAGCATTTTGTGAGGATGCACATGTTCCCTTCTGCATCATCCCTACCACAGCTACCAGCACAAATGGGTATTGGGCTTTAGCAAAACTGCAAAAACTAGAATCTGCTCTAGATGCCCTGGCTGTGTGAACTGACAAATGTTGACAAATTCATAGCAGAACTTTAGAGACTCTGCCAGGCAGAAGAGACTTGAAGAAAATGTGTGGATTAGGAGTCAAAGCACCTAAAATCTCAAGTTCTTTGGactgtattcattaaatgtccaGTTCTGAAGACTTTTCTTCACCTTCTCAAAACTGCCCTGTCTCATACGTTAATGAATGGACATGTATGTCTGCCTTTCTTTCATCCTGACCATTCAAAGTGCTATGAGGTATAAGTAAAGCCTTATAAAGCTTATTATTAAGCCAAGACATATTATTACATCCCAGAAAAAGGGTCCTGTACCACATTTCTGTCCCTGTAGAGCttcatgaaaattttctttgatGTTGATGGATTATTCTTGAGTTATTGAGGTATACTTGACATATTGTAAGCCACACTACATATTGTAAGCCACACTAACGTAGTACataatttgataatatttgacatatatatttatccatGAAGAGATACTGATGGGATTTATTACAAAGAAAGTTGACACTAGTCGTTGTGCTGTTTGGTGTgtgaaaaatccagaaaactcaTTAAAGACTCACATTTGTACACATGCCCATTGAGAATCAAAACATGTATTCTGAGAATCACATCACAAACATACACGTGTAAACCCACACCACTTCCATGCAGACAAACACATGCCAACTAATCAGTACTCAACTTCTTAAGAAAGACAACCCTAGTTCTTACCTGGAATATCCATTTCATTCACCACACCCAAATCCTTATTCCCTCAAGGAGGTTGTCATCAGGAACCTCTTTAAACTCAATCGACAAGGAAGATTCATGTTTTTCAATATTTGGACTTTTTCTCAGCAAGTGTAGGATTTCAGAATACTTACCATTGTTGCTTGCTCTTGGGACTGGCTGCAATTTTACAGAGAAGATAATGCCGTAAGGATCAGAACTTAATCTATAGTGCTACAAGAGGCTTGTGTCCTCTTGGTGACTTTAGAATacaagagggaaagaaggaagttaAGGAAAACCAAAAGCAGGTGTAAAGCATGAACAGTCCTGGATGATGCAGTTTTCAAGTCCATTTTGATTACTAAGTACAAAATTCTTAATTCCAGGTGAAAAAATTTCTGCTAAAGAATGTCCTCCTGCCATATAATTTATAACCTGATGCTGCCATTTATGATTGCCCCCTTCAAACCGGGATTAGCTCCTAATACATGCCCACTGAACACTGACGCACCAAGCATTTGAACCTCTCATCTATATTGTACGTGGTCAAATTTTCGTAACTGAATTggattagaaatgaaagaaaccaagaatGCAGTGGTTCTATCTCAGATAAAGAAAGTTGGCCTTACCTTGGTGTAAGTAAATGGAGTGTGCTCTATTGCCTGGGCACTCAGAAGTTCCTCCAGGAGGCCCTCCGGGAGAGCTAGGAGAACAGAGGAATAGCATCAGTACATTGGGGTAGTTGCTCTGGATTTAGTCATGAAGCATTGCTTGACTTGGACGAGGGATTAGAATAACAAGGAGGCAGGTATTCAGCAAGCCTAAGTGAGCTgctaaggagtggaaggagggcaACAGGGAGGAGCAGCAATACAAAGGGAAGCAGTCCTTGGCACTGTAGCTAAAGACATCCCAAAGCACCATAAAAGGAACCTGTAAAGGTACTAAAAAAGAGGATGTTGTTCAATGACAGTTTCTTACCGCTCCTCCTGCCCATTTTCAAGCCCAATGTTATTGTTGAACTTTGAACATTTAAATACTTGTAAAATGTGCAACTATCATGGGATATGAACAAAAACCCAACCCACCCAAGGGGAACACAACTGCTGAAAGTACTGTACAATGTGGacatttttcttcctctaaaaCAGAAGGACCCCTCTATTTCTTATGCCCACATGGAAGGTAAAATCAGGATGCTTTCCACAGTAAAGAAAGCATGAAACCCCTAGTTTAAATCAtctagatgtttttaaaaaagaagtaaagtgaTACCAAAATACATACCGTTTTCACTTACTCCTGAAGCCACctacaattagagaaatgaaaaccctcTGAGGACTGGAGCAGGCTGTATAGTGTTTGTACAGTTGGTTTactctcttgctgcctttagaaAACTAGATGGGAAACGGGTTGAGATGAAGGCCCAAAAAGTAATTGTAACAGACACTTGTGGAAAGGCATAGCATTTCCGGTTTTATGCATCTCTCCCATCTATTGAGGAGGAAACCTAGCCCTGTAATGTAGGGGGGACTCCTTGAAGTTCCTCTTGAAGCAGAGATGTTAGTAAAAGGTTCCAAATGAACACTCTCCTGACTAAGGAAATCATAGACATCACCTATAATTATTTGGTCTgattttcatatctgaactcaattggcaaataaaacaaagaaaaaaaaaaaaacaaaccaaaaaaacttaaaatcagcAATTTGACAACAGAGAAAGAACGGGTGACCATACCTTGGAATTTGATGGAACCTCCTCATCTTCCCTCTCACTGGGGGACTCATCCAGCAGGCCCTTAGGGGTTCCTGGGAGGGCACAGAGTAAATGTCAATACATTGGGTGGTGTTCATGGGTTACTCAGGGACCTACCCTGACACTGCAGGGGGCAAGAAAATAGGGACCTGAGGGGTAATAAGTCTGTAAAAATATGTTGCTGGGCCATCCTCCTTTGTGGAAGAAGGATGGTAAAGGAGAAgaggaacaggaaaaaaatgagaaatgaaaactttttgtCTGTGTACCTAAAGGTATCCAAATTCAACATGATATATTCAATCTAAAAATAGTATTAAACAGATGGTATTACTTACAGCGCTCCatcacttttccttcctgtttttttaatagttgtgtttttattattttctttaagatttactttttatttctctccccttcctcccccccccccccattgtctgctttctgtgtccattcactgtgtgttattctgtgtccacttatattcttgtcagcatcactgggaacctgtgtctctttttgttgcgtcatcttgttgcgtcagctgtccgtgtgtgtggcgccactcctgggcaggctgcgctttcttcatgctgggaggctctccttatggggcacactccttgtgtgtggggctcccctatgtgggagacaaccctgcatggcactgcactccttgtgcgcatcaacactgcgtgtgggccagctcatcacatgggtcaggaggccctgggtgtgaaccctggaactcccatgtggtaggtggatgctctgtccgttgagacaaaatctgcttcccccttcctgTTTTGAATCTAGACAAGTTGTCAATGCCCTTTTGAACTTTCCAAGGTCATTTCCATCtccactaatgcaaagtgctccTACTACAACACTAATCTGTTGTgtagtgttttatttattcatttattggttgACTGGATTTAATTCTAGACAAGGTATTCTTTTGTATTGAGTCACTAACAGGTGTCATAAAGATAATATTTATAGGGTTTGTCATAGTACTCATGGACTACCATTTAAAAGTATCCAATGTTCACcatatgatatttttccttcatcttccttttcATTACCATGTTTTTGTATTCATTGCGTGATGTGTCTCTCCATGATTATATGAGCCATCCCACAGTGGGAGAGTTAGGATCGATTGAAGGTTGAGCATGAATCTCTGTGCTAGCTATAAGGGAAACTTGAAATAAGAATGATGAACATGAACCTAATGTCTAAGAGGGAATTTGAGTTCTTACTCATTACTCTTCCTCAAATGAGCAGCTCAcagaatgatctttttttttttttttttaatggcttatgGTGATAACGTtattaaatagatgaaaatatctcTCCAATCCCTGTCTGTCTGCTCGGGCCATGTGCTGAGCTGTGACCCAGTACTGGCAGCGACTGGCAAGCTTGTCCTACTGAAACCTCACGAGTCTGAGAGTCTGTGAGTTTACCAGCAACATGTGGGGCTCTCTATGTGTTTTTCACACTAATAACTGTGAATAAGTATCTTGTAAAATGCACCTGCTAACCTGTGTTATGTGACCCCTGTGAATATCTAATACACGAGTGTCATGTTTAGGAAATGCCGTGGGCACCTACATTTATATAGGCAGTGGAAATTCCTTCATTGTCACTAGTGACCCATACCTGTGATTAGGTAATATTCAGTAGTTCAGAGTAGTAGTATAGGGGTTACATGCCTCAGTCCAAATCTCGTCTCTACAACTTAGGAATTTGAAATCTCGGGTCATTAACTTATGCCCCTCAGAACCTGGCTGTAAGGGATAGGGAGAGTTTACATAATTCCAGGAATGATTCTAGTGAGATGTTCACAGGTTATTATATGCAATATGTGCTGTGGTGATGTGATGGTTTTAGAAAGGTTTCAATGACAGTTGTCCTGTGTATGTTGGACCCTTCACTTAGGGAAACACACAGCAATGCCCCAACACACACCTTCTCAATCCCTCCAATAGGCTTCGCTCATACACACTCCATGACTGCCATAGACACAAATCCATTCAAGTGAAGTGAATACATCTACTGAGAGAACAATAGAGCATGACCACATTCCTTATCAGGAggaattaatgtttaatgtttaaCCATACCTCAAAAAATCCCACCAGTAACTGGAACCACCCTGGCTTTCCAGGCAAACCTAGGATCAATGCCCTGCTTGTCTAATCCAAAATTACCTCAATTCAGCAATTCTAGATATGTACCTGTTTGACTTTCTCCTGGGGCCACCTGCAATCAGAGAAAACCTTATGAGGATCAGATCATGTTTCGGCTGTTTTGCAAAGGATTTTTGCTTGATTTGCAGCATTAGAAATTCAGATGTGAAATAGGGGTCAAGCAAACCTGATGAGCAGGTGTAGCAGACACACCAAGAAAGGCATGAGCTTTTCCTGGACGCACATTTGTTAAGTTCAATTTGGGCGGCGATTACAAATTCTTAatccaaggagaaaaaaattgtagCTGAGCAAAAGCCTACTTTGTCAACTTCTGCTCCCCTTTGTGGTTGATCTCTTCAATGTTGGATCAGTTAGAAGAGCCCCCACATGATGCTTCCCACCCCAAGGAAATGTAATATTTCATCTAATATGTTCATGATTAAGTATCCTCATCTGATATCAATTACAATGGAAGAGACCAAAAAATCAACTTTAGATCAATGACTAGTAAGCTCACCTTGGctttaaatgggacctcttcatccTCTTGATCACTTGGAAGTGCCCCCATCAGTTGTTCCTGGTCTTCTAGGAATGAC from Dasypus novemcinctus isolate mDasNov1 chromosome 17, mDasNov1.1.hap2, whole genome shotgun sequence encodes the following:
- the LOC131274101 gene encoding uncharacterized protein encodes the protein MLPLCCSLAKYVQDAGTSKAVAQPPGSSGKSGLSDAGRWSLSQGRQDPLGDTTTILYSGISKVGIHMGQGALELTAETGDPSEELPNARADEENPSNTKVASRTREQGSCLKYKKRKCATQSEKSTARHSQSVRRRKITMWPRKRKGHQTSPSNSSSLEAPLEDLVEDPLRDREDEVVPPNVEGNSRESENEDQEQLMGALPSDQEDEEVPFKAKVAPGESQTGTPKGLLDESPSEREDEEVPSNSKVASGVSENALPEGLLEELLSAQAIEHTPFTYTKPVPRASNNDWLADCKYDSTSSDDEDDNPGHPITVTAMIHSEAFFSDSEESDVENGNMHLSTLVEEEESVYIDLLFRECTEGINDVKRDEEEEEEMKFSVHEELAGVPATVCEYGGGDRNLRGKMSTDPTTDCYKDAELEASA